Proteins encoded together in one Lathyrus oleraceus cultivar Zhongwan6 chromosome 5, CAAS_Psat_ZW6_1.0, whole genome shotgun sequence window:
- the LOC127082200 gene encoding abscisic acid receptor PYL8, translating into MEKMNGTGNGGFSSTEMEYIRRHHNQEPGENQCASALVKHIRAPVPLVWSLVRRFDQPEKYKPFVSRCVVRGNLEIGSLREVDVKSGLPATTSTERLEVLDDNEHILSIRIIGGDHRLRNYSSIMSLHPEIIDGRPGTLVVESFVVDVPEGNTKDETCYFIEALIKCNLKSLSDVSEGHAVQDLTEPLDRMQELLISG; encoded by the exons ATGGAGAAAATGAACGGGACCGGAAACGGAGGGTTTAGCAGCACGGAGATGGAATACATTAGACGACACCATAATCAAGAGCCAGGGGAGAATCAGTGCGCGTCTGCACTTGTTAAGCATATCAGAGCTCCCGTTCCTCTT GTATGGTCTTTGGTGAGAAGATTTGATCAACCTGAGAAATATAAACCATTCGTGAGCAGGTGTGTGGTGAGGGGAAACCTTGAGATTGGGAGTTTAAGAGAAGTTGATGTTAAGTCAGGGCTTCCTGCTACAACTAGTACTGAAAGATTGGAGGTTCTTGATGATAATGAGCATATTCTTAGCATCAGGATTATTGGTGGTGATCATAGGCTTAGG AACTACTCGTCTATCATGTCCCTCCACCCAGAAATTATTGATGGAAGACCAGGAACCCTGGTAGTCGAATCTTTTGTGGTAGATGTGCCGGAGGGGAATACCAAAGATGAGACCTGCTACTTCATTGAAGCCTTGATTAAGTGCAACCTCAAATCACTTTCAGATGTCTCGGAAGGGCATGCTGTGCAGGACCTCACTGAACCACTTGATCGGATGCAGGAGTTGTTGATAAGTGGCTGA